In Ciconia boyciana chromosome 1, ASM3463844v1, whole genome shotgun sequence, the genomic stretch ACTGGCCAACAAGTTTCTGATAGGTAGCTGATGATCATAGGTAGCTGGTGGGGCTCTGCATGGCTGGGCCTCCACTTCAGCATACCATCATCCCCAAGGcatgagttttcttttcaagagcAGTGGGGTACATTTCTGCAAGGCCCTTCATAGGACTTGGGAAACAAGAAGGAATGATTGGCTTAAAATTTATCCAGATAGCAATTGTTaatgaagaatggaaaaaaaaaaagtgtttccccATCAcgtgagaaaattaaaataaaataaaaaaataaaatatttcctggcCATCTTCATATAGAATAAacttcccaaaataaaaatgagtataTTATTCCTTATTCCTGTTCCCTTGAAGACGCTCTGAATGATATCTGACAGTGTTAGTTGCATTTTTAGGACCCCGAACATTGATCGCCTGGCAAAAGAAGGAGTGAAACTGACCCAACACATCGCTGCAGCTCCACTTTGCacccccagcagagcagctttcctCACTGGCAGATATCCCCTCCGATCAGGTTTGTCTTGCAAAACCAAGCAGCCTTTAAACATTGCTTTATTGCTGAAAGGAACAATATCATACAATGGGCACAAAAGAAATGAGGGTGTGCAAATAAAAGGGGTGCCACAGACATGTCATCCCTCACCGAGGCACCCAAAGACACACCAGCTAGGTCTAGTACCTTTGAGGTGGCATCTAGATTTATGGGGTACAATGAACTGACCTGGGGCAGAGAAGaaccagctctgcagagcatctTTCTCCCCCCCCAGATCGCAAATTTGGTTGCATTTTGGTGCTCTGTTGCACAGATTGCAGCCAGAGTTAGTACAAACTGTTACACTCAAAAAAGTCATTACACAGAACATGAATAATAATAACATGTTTCTAAAGCACTAGTTACATCAATTTCTGTCATGGGTGACTCCTCATCGGATATCAGAAacagctcagccctgcagggagcagagtaGATCTATGCAGATGTGTGTTCATTCCCTCCAGTCGAGGTGCAGAACGAGTCGTTTACAGGACAGCTTTGTTACCTATGTGTCAGAACTCATCTGTCCTATGAAATAACAGTTTGACAGCtatattatttttcccagttctgtttttgaagaaaaaatactatCCTGTCAAACTGCATCTCTGAGATGAAGAGGTATGAAAAAACAAATAGCTCTACATGTTTCTAACAGCGACTCTCTAACTCTTGTTCTATTGCAAATGATCTTCAGTGCCTTCATTCCCAAGGCATTTTGAAGCTGACATGTCATCCTACTTTTATCATGACAGCTCCCACTGAGATAGATAGCTTGAAAACGCACATGAGCTTGTACAGACTCTCTCCCACTATAACAAGGCCAGAGACGTTCAACGCTTCCATGACAGATTGTACTTCACATAACGTTGTACGATGGGGTTATGCCACTATATAATGCTAAATAACAGGGTGTAAACCTGCAGGTAAGGAGAAGATTGCGGTGCTAGATAGCTACTCTGTGGGTTTCAGAAGTCGGATACCAGCCATGCCACGGTGCAGGGAAATCTTGAGTTCCCAGGCAGCCTTATGCAAGCTGGAGTTTGAGGCTGACAGAGAGCTGAagtctccctcccctcctccctgccctcacaGTCACACTAAGTAAGTGCACTTCATACAGCCTGGATGCCACTGTGACATATAAAAGCTCCTATACAACAGTGCcattccaaataaaataaaataaaataaaacgTCTCATTATGAGATACAAAGAACAGGTATTACACAATGGAGAGACTTAACTCCTTCTTATTCTTGTCCAGTGTCCTAGATTCATTTccccaaacaaacagcattAGGATAAACATTTAACACTATAATACCAATGAAACCAGGAAACAAAGAAGTGTGTTTGAGAAAAGTACTCTACCAGTTATACTTACTAAGATTGtttattattgtattttgcAGGGATGGATGCTATAAACAATTACCGTGTTATTTTTTGGAATGGCGGCTCAGGAGGGCTTCCTCCAAATGAAACCACTTTTGCCAAAAtactgcagcagcaaggctACAGCACAGGACTGATAGGTATGGGGACACTCCCAAAGATCGCCTAGAATGTGTTTCACCTCACATCTCACTCAAACCATTTGTTTTAGTTAGCAACTGCTCATACCTCagttgtaatatttttatttcctgatttAAGAATATCTTGTAAGAAGAAATCCTGGCCAAAAAGAGTCTTTCTTAAAAGAACAAGCATCTGATAAAGAGAATAATCTTTACTGTTGACCTGCTTTCAAGCACAGTTGTGGTTGTTAAAATAGATAATGGAAAATATGTTAATATTTCTTGAATACTATTCTACCAGGTATATGATAATTTTTCCAATGCTATTtcataaaaaccaaaaacatgAGTTCCATTTAAATACGCATGCCGATGCTTTACAGAGCTCAGAGCAGATTCACAACAAAAGGGAACAGCTGCTACTTAAAACAATACAGCCAGTTCATAATATCACAGGATTTGgcttttcaaaaccagaaaccaagcaattcttttttctttaattacagctTGCCATTATAGTTCACCAAGATTTCAGTACAGCCCACAAAGCATTGCCTCCCTCAACATTAATAAGAATTCcattttactttatattttacaggacttttttttttttaatacagttgtAACTTTTGGTCATGATCCAGCTGCACATAATTATTTATCTTAGTATGTCACATAGTTCCACAGACTGATAAAACACAaacattcacagaatcacagaatcgtataggttggaaaagacctttaagatcatcgagtccaactgtaaacctaacactaccatgaccaccactataccatgtccctaagcacctcatccaaacgtcttttaaatacctccagggatggcaactcaaccacttccctgggcagcctgttccaatgcctgataaccctttcagtgaagtaaaatttcctaatatccagtctaaacctcccctggtgcaacttgaggccatttcctctcatcctatcacttgttacctgggagaagagaccgacccccacctctctacaacctcctttcaggtagttgtagagagcaataaggtctcccctcagcctccttttctccagactaaacaaccccagttctctcagccgctcctcatcagacttgttctccagacccttcaccagcttcgttgcccttctctggacacgctccagcacctccatgtctctcttgtagtgaggggcccaaaactgaacacagtattcgaggtgcagcctcaccagtgccgagtacaggggcacaatcacttccctagtcctgctggccacgctatttttgatacaagccaggatgccattggctttcttggccacctgggcacactgctggctcatattcaggcggctgtcaaccaacacccccaggtccttctctgcctggcagctttccagccactttttcccaagcctgtagcgttgcatggggttgctgtggcccaagtgcaggactttgcacttagccttgttaaaccccatacaactgacctcagcccatcgatccagcctgtccaggtccctctgcagagccttcctaccctccagcagatcaacactcccgcacaacttggtatcatctgcaaatttactgagggtgcactcgatcccttcatcctTTCCTGAAGCTGATCCATTCCTGAGCTGAATTTTCAGCTATTTGCCCTACCTCATCGGAGCATCTAAATGTTAATATCCAAAATCTACATctgacacaaaaaaaatcatctgcaCAAATAAACTGAATTTACTAATAAAAGTATCTGTAGGAATGGATTTGTATTCATTCAGCAGAATAAATCGAAACCATACAGGACAATACTAAACAAAGCTCTCCACGCATTTTAAGTTCTATGTTACTGAATCTTCTTCTCCTGTTATTTTTGTAGCGAtattattttagttcttttaaTCAACTCATTAAAAAGCCCACATCTATTAGCCATGTGCTTCAGCATGTAATCACTAATAAAACAATCAGATTTTTCTCCACTTTGCCAAAGGAATTGCCCTGCAGGGAGACTGTGCTGCATCCCTCCTAGAAGCTAGCTAGCAAAATGGGCTGGCATTTTACCTGTGGGCATCTCAGCTAAAATCACACCATAGACACCAAGAGGATCACTTAGTTTAACTGGATTGACAGATTCTGATTAATTGCACCTTAGGGGATGATGGAAAGCAGTGGTGATAAGtgacacaaaaaaacccataagaACAACTTTACACTCAAGTCATGAAGCAAGAAATCTTACAAAACATCCATCCACATCACCACAGCTGAATGAGCACTAAATAGTCTCACCTGAATGGTTTGTGATTGTTTTGCTCTGAGCACAACCAGTTTAATTGCAGAGTGAAATCCTATTAATAACCCGCAGCTTGATGTGATGAGACTTTTTGTTGGGAAACACTTTGCAGATTCTTTGTAGTCAGAAAGCCAATGTTGTATAACATATGCCCTCAAAGATTAATTTATCTTAATTATACACAGTTTATCTTCTGGAGATTTGAGTCTTTTGTAGCATGTCTGAAGCCTTTATCGACCTCAGCTGGAGATTTAGGTGTTGGAGTGCATCTGAAGTCCAAGGATACTTTAGCTGCACCTGTATTTATGACCAATGCATCTATGTATTGATTACAAACCTGTTTCATTGTATCACTGGCTCTAAATATGTCAAGAGGTAAACTGAGTAGAGATTTTAGCTGAAAGCAATTCATCCACCTAGAATAGAACTTTCActctttctttatatttatatcccaaaaagcagcaattttttcctctgaagtagTTTTTTCTGCTCCTATTGTAGGAGCACAGCAATTCTGTTGAAACCTACTCTGGGTCGGCTGCTATTATATGTATTGGTAACATAACAAACCATTTATTTAGGATAATATCCTTCTGCAAGTGCACAGTTCTTTACTCCACCATAAGAATTAGTTGCAAATTAGTTTTTGAGTAAAATTCTAAAAGTTCATTTTGATCCCTAGATCCGGTATCCAAGGCCTGCATTACATCAGAGAtcataaaatgcaattaaactGCATCTCTCTGATGAGAGGTAGATTTTGGTCGCTTGATTCAGATATTCACAAGCTTCAGTGTTTGAGCAAAATGAGCCAACTTGTTATGTCTCTGCATAAGTGCCTAACCAGTCTGTTTGAATAGACTGGAGGGGAAGCAAAAGCATGGTTTTGATGTGCCATTCATCATAATAGTGGGCATATGTTCGTAATAAAGAACAACTTACATTGCAAAAGGTCCGGAGATGTTCCTTTTGATACATGAAGACTTCAGAACTTAAAAGAAGGCAGCTTTGAATTTTTAAGTTTGATGAAATACAAATAAGTGGCAAAAATACTTATAAAACAAGGCCATCCGGTATACGGACATATTGTTATCAGCAAAGTTACTTACGTACGTACAACTTCATGAGAAATCCTGATCTCCTGAGCTCAAGTTCTTCTGGATCTGGTGGTTTGTCTGGCAAACCCACTGCTGAGCTGCCAGTTACTTGACTACACTATCTGTAGCTTCCCTTATCAGTCTGGCACCAGCGTCACTGAGTGTTGCCCTAGTCCTGACATCAAGCCGTTCAAAACTTTCCAGAAGCAAGCCAACATAGCATCTTGAAGGTAAAGAGAGAACAGAACAATGTTATTTTGCCCTGTGCTTACAAAAGGACTTCTTCCTCCTATTTCATACCTGACAGGTCTCCAGGAAGGCCGTACATTTTTGCTCGGTTCtgaaaacctgaattttccTCAATTTTTAGTTCCCTTTATAGTCCAGTTTTTTGCATTTGATCAAAGCAACAGGGCATGAATATGTATACAGAGCACCAATAATTCTGTTGGAAATTTATAATTTGTAGAGGTTTGCTTTCATCAGCCGTAAGATATATCCCATTATATCACTACATACTAGGTATATATGTGTAGGATGAAGAAGTTATCACAAGTAGGAAAACACCCAACCATTTTTTGATAAATGTTTTGTACAATGAAAAGCctacttttaaatattatctctttacattttataatctgtattttcaggGAAATGGCATCAAGGTGTTAACTGTCAATCCCGCAATGACCATTGTCATCACCCTTTAAACCATGGGTTTGACTATTTTTATGGGATGCCTTTTACACTAATAAGTGACTGCCAACCAACAGAAACACCAGAGATGGACAGAGTCTTTAGAAGGAAACTCTGGGTTTACACTCAGATGATTGGCCTCGCTACACTCACTGCTGCCCTAGGAAGACTGACAGGCTTGATTTTAGTCCGCTGGAAAACGCTGACCTGCCTTGCTGGGTTTAGTATCCTGTTCTTCGTATCCTGGTTCTCAAGTTATGGGTTTGTACGATACTGGAACTGCATTATGATGAGAAACCACGAAGTTACTGAGCAGCCAATGGTGACAGACAGGACTACGTCCCTTATCTTGAGAGAGTCCATTTCCTTTATTGAAAGGTAAAGTGTGTTTCCTTTGATCACATTCCTTCTGGTTCTTGCATGTCTTGCAACTTTTAAAAGGCCATGTGAagtctttatattttttataatattatataaaattataagtactattattattattaataataataataataatatattactaaacaaaaaaaattagctgcTGCTTAAGGATGTCTGTTATTCCTAGCTTCACTAAAGCTCATAATGTTTCCAAATGTCCATGGGTTGGATTGAATATTTCTAGCCTATTTTGaggaaatacatatttctatCAATGAGACAAACCTTGCAGCTTTAAGGGATAGCAGCTGATGGCAGAAATGCATGTGTGGGCCAGGGAAGGAGAAGTAGAGCTGTGAGGTAGCCTTATTGTACGGACTGACACGGGGACAACAGCAGGCAGGAAATGAACCTGCTGCCTTTGTTTTAGTAGCACTGTGGTGGTTTGCAATAGCAGGAAGTGGAGCTTCAATCTGGAACTTTTCTAcgattcagggaaaaaaaagggtcaTTTTATATAAGCCAAACATTATTTGATCAGACAGATCCTAATCACTGGGGTTTAATGCCTACCAAAATAAGATGTTTCTGAAGTGATTGTTGAAACATGTATATATGCAAATCGTAATACCATTTTCCATTACGACTGACCTCTGTATGTATTGAGAACCTTCCTCCCTAATAACAAAATgttgatttctgttttttagAAATAAGCACAAACcattcctcctctttctttcctttttacacTCCCACACCCCTCTCCTCACCACAGAGAAGTTTCTTGGGAGGAGCAGCCATGGTTTATTTGGAGACAATGTAGAGGAGATGGACTGGATGGTGGGTAAGTCACCATAGCAAATAACGATGTCTCCAACTACCTAATACCTAGGTCTGAATATACAACAAAAATGCAGTTGCTATTAAAAGAACAAGGAAGAGAAttaaaacaggaaggaaaaaagtcctaAGCTTTTCATGAACATCTGTAAATCTTGTCTGAGCACTGTTGGCTTGTAGtgttggctttttattttctccagtctTGGATAAAATGAGGCTTTCTATTCactcaggtttttttgtctAGTGTTTATCAGTTTTAACCATGTCCCCTTGGCACCTGTCAAGGAGCTCTCCTGTTCTTCTTACTAAATACTACATGAAGTGAGAATTATTTAGCTTTCTGTGATTATTAAAGATCAGATAATTTCAGCCTCTTATGGTCGTGTCTTATCTATTTCTAAGTAAGACACATCAGAAGGTGATAAAACtgataagaaaattaattccaggTGTAAACCAGCAGGCTATTTCTCTGTGACTGCTGCATTCAGCAGAGTACTGAGTATTTTTCAGCCTCATTCACAAATCCAGAAATTTTCGTAAATGTTAATTGGTATGCCACCAGAAATTagattactgttatttttaagcctgttttttggaggggaagaagaattATTTATCACCTAGTCGTGACAGAGGAAAAGTAGCCACATTTGCAAAAGGGATAAGAATCAGGTACGCATACAGAAAGCATGAGTTTTCAAACCTCCCTGTTAAACACTTCCACACCACAAATATAATTAAGAATATCAGAAACAGCACAAGAacaacttttaaatgaaaaataactataTTATTAATTCATATTATATCCAGCCAGTAATTTAATGCAATTACTAACTGTGATCTAGACAATGTAAAATAAGGGCAcatgacattttttcctcatttctcacGCTAGCCATCACTGATGCAGAATCTAACTTTTCTGGGGCCTTGGATCAtgctttctttccatatttttacAGCACACGGCACTTCTGCCCTTTACAATACAGGCTTCTGGTCTGTGACTGTGGTTCTTGCACTCCTTTGTTATAATAAGGGGGCTACAGCACATTACAATGttactgtgctttttaaagacagtgaaATCACAACTACAAATCTTAATTCTAAAAAactcttattttaaacaatgaGCAGCCCTACATTGATAAGAAATTACATTGATGAATTTTTACAAGTCAGAGGCTAAAATTTATGTAGTGTAagcaatatttttgctttttaatacaCACATATGCCTGTGTTTACAGGTCAGGTTCTAGATGCTATTGACAAGGAAGGCTTGAAAAATACTACACTAGTTTACTTTACCTCTGATCATGGTGGATGGCTGGAAAGACAAGAAGGCAAAAGGCAGCTGGGTGGCTGGAACGGAATATACAGAGGTAAGAGCTGTCAGGGATGATGACAACCCAGCAACAACTAGTAAAGTACTCAGAACACTCCTAAAGCTTAGATAAGACTGTATGCCCAAGAAGTAACAGTGTTTTATCATTGAGAAGCAAATTTGTCTCATTCTAATTAAGCAGTTAAAAATTTAGATAATTCTAGCATGTGCAGGTGTTCCTTATAAGCATGAATTCTCAAACTGGCATTTCCTCGTGAGGCAACTGATCACAAGTTAATTTTGATTAAGCGTGTGTAACTTCTCATTAAATATTAGTTGCATCTTACATCTGAACCCTTGCCTTAACTGCAACAGGAATGTTACAGGATTGTAAAAGAGAGAGAACTAGGCTGGGAAATCACTTTATGCCTGAAAATTTTATCCACACTGAGTTCTGACGGAGCAATGTGTTTGTAAAACGATAGACGGGAGTAAGCATGTAAGGTGACCTGAAGGGGTCTGATATAGTGAACACACTTTCACTGATGCTGAGGAGAAGGAGCTTAgcagtaaaaacaaaaggattAGGAAGGCTCATAAAGGTAACATTAGACAGCTTATGATAatacaataacattttttttaaatgaatgaaacatGAGTAAATGAATTAATGTTttgaatgaaacatttattttaatgaaaatgtattattttttttatgaaaggTGGAAAAGCTATgggaggctgggaaggaggaattCGAGTCCCAGGGATATTTAGGTGGCCAGGAGTGTTACCTGCAGGCACAGTCATTGATGAACCTACAAGTCTTATGGACATTTATCCTACAGTTGTTCATCTGGCTGGAGGGGTGTTACCCCAGGACAGGTACAAACGCAAGTGTCTTtattcctccttctctcccaagACAATGGAAAATCTAGTTTGGAAACACTTTCTGActctgacattttctttttcactcctGTTCCTTGTCTAGAGACATAAATGTTACCAAAGCTCAGTCACCTCTTCTCTACATTTCAGATCCAGCCTCTACCTGCAATCCTCATTCAAAGTTGCCAGTTCCAGCAAGAGTTTTGCAGAGGCAACGCAGTCCTGTACAGCTTACTCCAGTCTGATGGTGTCCATTTTTTCTGCTAGGGTAATTGATGGCCGGGATCTGATGCCTTTACTGCAAGGAACAGTTAAGCACTCAGAGCACGAGTTCCTGTTTCATTACTGTGGCATTCATTTACATGCTGTGCGGTGGCACCAGAAGGACAGTGAGTACAGAATTTCTTTCCTAAGAATTAAGTTCAATCTACAGGAGAGCAGATTTGTGTCACACATTTTTTCTGCGATTGTAGCTTTCCAAGTAGTTCCAGGTGTAAGGTGGTAAAGAACTTGCTAGCATTGCCTGTACTTACATGGCACAAAGAGTTTGTTCATGGCTTCAAGGCAGGTTACTGGAGCTCAGGATGGGTCTTGTCCACCTCTCTATCTGAATGCAAAGCCTGAGGAGTCCCTGCCCTCCTTGTCTCAAGAAGTCCTGACCTCAGTTTTTGCCTGTCCTTCTGCTACCTTAACAAGGAAGCAAGCCATGGAAAccccaaatctttttttcaagtcTTCATAAAAAACAAAGTCAGGGATAACTGATACTTGCTGAAAATTTTGGAGAAATTTTCAAATGTCAGAAGTCACTTTACACTATTAGTTTAATTCTGTGgcacttaattttaaatgaaattacaatACTATATCAACTAATAAGTGTAGAGCTGAAGTGCAACCAGAAATGAATTCTAGAAAAATATTCACTCCTCTAATGCCTTGTGATAACCACCAGTGTCATTGCaagcattctttcttttctgacaggTGGAGCCATCTGGAAGGCTCATTATGTGACCCCCATCTTCCATCCACTCGGGGCTGGGGCTTGTTATGATAGAGGATTTTGCCCATGTTTTGGGGAAGGCGTGACCCATCATGACCCTCCGTTGCTGTTTGATCTCTCGCGAGACCCTTCTGAAGCCAAACCTCTGTCGGCTGACACTGAGCCCCTCTTTGACACTGTAATAAGAAAGATTGGAAGAGCCATAGAAGAGCATCGCAGGACACTGACTCCAGTCCCAGAGCAGCTCTCCTTGTACAATGTTGTGTGGAAGCCGTGGCTGCAGCCGTGCTGTGGGACCTTCCCATTCTGTTGGTGTGATAAGGAAGGCGATAATAAACTTGCTGACCTATAAAGGAAAGAACCAAAGTTACTTcctcaaaactgtttttaaatcaagagTGTTTTCTTTGGGGGTGTTGATTGGTGGGTTGGTTGTTTGGTTTAATGGAGCCTTTATTTGAGAATTGTTCCAATGAATGGCACAGTATTTGGTAAAGGTGGCTTTAGGCTGGACACTCTCAGGGAGGGATCAAGACAGAATGATCTGAAGAACATG encodes the following:
- the LOC140647876 gene encoding arylsulfatase D-like isoform X4, which translates into the protein MAARTWGCHKVKILTRFLFLQTKNCCFDLNTPNAEMIWRLTSYWTPNIDRLAKEGVKLTQHIAAAPLCTPSRAAFLTGRYPLRSGMDAINNYRVIFWNGGSGGLPPNETTFAKILQQQGYSTGLIGKWHQGVNCQSRNDHCHHPLNHGFDYFYGMPFTLISDCQPTETPEMDRVFRRKLWVYTQMIGLATLTAALGRLTGLILVRWKTLTCLAGFSILFFVSWFSSYGFVRYWNCIMMRNHEVTEQPMVTDRTTSLILRESISFIERNKHKPFLLFLSFLHSHTPLLTTEKFLGRSSHGLFGDNVEEMDWMVGQVLDAIDKEGLKNTTLVYFTSDHGGWLERQEGKRQLGGWNGIYRGGKAMGGWEGGIRVPGIFRWPGVLPAGTVIDEPTSLMDIYPTVVHLAGGVLPQDRSSLYLQSSFKVASSSKSFAEATQSCTAYSSLMVSIFSARVIDGRDLMPLLQGTVKHSEHEFLFHYCGIHLHAVRWHQKDSGAIWKAHYVTPIFHPLGAGACYDRGFCPCFGEGVTHHDPPLLFDLSRDPSEAKPLSADTEPLFDTVIRKIGRAIEEHRRTLTPVPEQLSLYNVVWKPWLQPCCGTFPFCWCDKEGDNKLADL
- the LOC140647876 gene encoding arylsulfatase D-like isoform X3 codes for the protein MAARTWGCHKVKILTRFLFLQTKNCCFDLNTPNAEMIWRLTSYWTSLITPLILGLLLQPPLTQLSIITQPNVVLLMADDLGIGDVGCYGNDTIRTPNIDRLAKEGVKLTQHIAAAPLCTPSRAAFLTGRYPLRSGMDAINNYRVIFWNGGSGGLPPNETTFAKILQQQGYSTGLIGKWHQGVNCQSRNDHCHHPLNHGFDYFYGMPFTLISDCQPTETPEMDRVFRRKLWVYTQMIGLATLTAALGRLTGLILVRWKTLTCLAGFSILFFVSWFSSYGFVRYWNCIMMRNHEVTEQPMVTDRTTSLILRESISFIERNKHKPFLLFLSFLHSHTPLLTTEKFLGRSSHGLFGDNVEEMDWMVGQVLDAIDKEGLKNTTLVYFTSDHGGWLERQEGKRQLGGWNGIYRGGKAMGGWEGGIRVPGIFRWPGVLPAGTVIDEPTSLMDIYPTVVHLAGGVLPQDRVIDGRDLMPLLQGTVKHSEHEFLFHYCGIHLHAVRWHQKDSGAIWKAHYVTPIFHPLGAGACYDRGFCPCFGEGVTHHDPPLLFDLSRDPSEAKPLSADTEPLFDTVIRKIGRAIEEHRRTLTPVPEQLSLYNVVWKPWLQPCCGTFPFCWCDKEGDNKLADL
- the LOC140647876 gene encoding arylsulfatase D-like isoform X1 encodes the protein MAARTWGCHKVKILTRFLFLQTKNCCFDLNTPNAEMIWRLTSYWTSLITPLILGLLLQPPLTQLSIITQPNVVLLMADDLGIGDVGCYGNDTIRTPNIDRLAKEGVKLTQHIAAAPLCTPSRAAFLTGRYPLRSGMDAINNYRVIFWNGGSGGLPPNETTFAKILQQQGYSTGLIGKWHQGVNCQSRNDHCHHPLNHGFDYFYGMPFTLISDCQPTETPEMDRVFRRKLWVYTQMIGLATLTAALGRLTGLILVRWKTLTCLAGFSILFFVSWFSSYGFVRYWNCIMMRNHEVTEQPMVTDRTTSLILRESISFIERNKHKPFLLFLSFLHSHTPLLTTEKFLGRSSHGLFGDNVEEMDWMVGQVLDAIDKEGLKNTTLVYFTSDHGGWLERQEGKRQLGGWNGIYRGGKAMGGWEGGIRVPGIFRWPGVLPAGTVIDEPTSLMDIYPTVVHLAGGVLPQDRSSLYLQSSFKVASSSKSFAEATQSCTAYSSLMVSIFSARVIDGRDLMPLLQGTVKHSEHEFLFHYCGIHLHAVRWHQKDSGAIWKAHYVTPIFHPLGAGACYDRGFCPCFGEGVTHHDPPLLFDLSRDPSEAKPLSADTEPLFDTVIRKIGRAIEEHRRTLTPVPEQLSLYNVVWKPWLQPCCGTFPFCWCDKEGDNKLADL
- the LOC140647876 gene encoding arylsulfatase D-like isoform X2 is translated as MIWRLTSYWTSLITPLILGLLLQPPLTQLSIITQPNVVLLMADDLGIGDVGCYGNDTIRTPNIDRLAKEGVKLTQHIAAAPLCTPSRAAFLTGRYPLRSGMDAINNYRVIFWNGGSGGLPPNETTFAKILQQQGYSTGLIGKWHQGVNCQSRNDHCHHPLNHGFDYFYGMPFTLISDCQPTETPEMDRVFRRKLWVYTQMIGLATLTAALGRLTGLILVRWKTLTCLAGFSILFFVSWFSSYGFVRYWNCIMMRNHEVTEQPMVTDRTTSLILRESISFIERNKHKPFLLFLSFLHSHTPLLTTEKFLGRSSHGLFGDNVEEMDWMVGQVLDAIDKEGLKNTTLVYFTSDHGGWLERQEGKRQLGGWNGIYRGGKAMGGWEGGIRVPGIFRWPGVLPAGTVIDEPTSLMDIYPTVVHLAGGVLPQDRSSLYLQSSFKVASSSKSFAEATQSCTAYSSLMVSIFSARVIDGRDLMPLLQGTVKHSEHEFLFHYCGIHLHAVRWHQKDSGAIWKAHYVTPIFHPLGAGACYDRGFCPCFGEGVTHHDPPLLFDLSRDPSEAKPLSADTEPLFDTVIRKIGRAIEEHRRTLTPVPEQLSLYNVVWKPWLQPCCGTFPFCWCDKEGDNKLADL
- the LOC140647876 gene encoding arylsulfatase D-like isoform X5; this encodes MIWRLTSYWTPNIDRLAKEGVKLTQHIAAAPLCTPSRAAFLTGRYPLRSGMDAINNYRVIFWNGGSGGLPPNETTFAKILQQQGYSTGLIGKWHQGVNCQSRNDHCHHPLNHGFDYFYGMPFTLISDCQPTETPEMDRVFRRKLWVYTQMIGLATLTAALGRLTGLILVRWKTLTCLAGFSILFFVSWFSSYGFVRYWNCIMMRNHEVTEQPMVTDRTTSLILRESISFIERNKHKPFLLFLSFLHSHTPLLTTEKFLGRSSHGLFGDNVEEMDWMVGQVLDAIDKEGLKNTTLVYFTSDHGGWLERQEGKRQLGGWNGIYRGGKAMGGWEGGIRVPGIFRWPGVLPAGTVIDEPTSLMDIYPTVVHLAGGVLPQDRSSLYLQSSFKVASSSKSFAEATQSCTAYSSLMVSIFSARVIDGRDLMPLLQGTVKHSEHEFLFHYCGIHLHAVRWHQKDSGAIWKAHYVTPIFHPLGAGACYDRGFCPCFGEGVTHHDPPLLFDLSRDPSEAKPLSADTEPLFDTVIRKIGRAIEEHRRTLTPVPEQLSLYNVVWKPWLQPCCGTFPFCWCDKEGDNKLADL